The following DNA comes from Maniola jurtina chromosome W, ilManJurt1.1, whole genome shotgun sequence.
ttttatagaaattctattcttaagcatcgattagattatttagaataatttatattttgtactggaacccttaagaacctacctaatgcaattaatgtagcactcatcttaaatttatgttaagcaGAGGTTCCGTTTAAGATGGGAGCATgttaaagcggaacaggtatgtcagtttattaatataagtaattagtaaccacactcctttatcgtaaagtcaaaattcaagtgttgcggtataaaggttcaaacacgatcgttcaattattcaatcattcatttattcatttattcaagtattcaattcatggtaagtggtgtgtcagtttaagatggaagcatactaaaccggaacaggtacgtttgtcagtttattaatataagtataattagtgaccacactcccttaccgaacattcaaATGTTGCgctataaaggttcaaagacaatcgatcaatcattcaatcattcattcattcatttattcaagtattcaattcatggtaagtggtgtgtcagtttaagatggaagcatactaaaccggaacaggtacgtttgtcagtttattaatataagtataattagtaaccacactcccttatcgaaaattcaagtgttgcggtataaaggttcaaagacgatcgttcaatcattcattcattcatttattcaagtattcaaaacatggtaagtggtgtgtcagtttaggatggaaagcacgctatgccggaacaggtaagtatgtcggtatataagtatcaataataattactaaccacactcttataatagaaggttaaaattcaagtgttgtagcATTAATtttcatccaattcattcattcattcattctagtgttatggtatcccactaaagcaagtgtccgagtcagaggtgcatgcctgggatcgaacccctgcccgacttataaccggaggcagcggacgtcttaatcactatgctatcatgactcatagagtagatcgagttcggttgatagacctactattccataaaatacttacattaacacttttctacctaactatttttgtcgataaaatcatatttcatataagtaagtataagtactttttattctctaaataggcgataatttttataaaattattattattaatcgatccgcttttggtaagtaactaattaaatactatattgtattttggcattacactatttcaactgctgtaaacattacctacatagtgcataatatgcatatacttatctaatgtagaaatacagaacagacgccatgagtgttaaaaaataatatcaaagtaggtatagtcgggatacatcatgtgttaactaaaagtgattcttttcggtgtctaatgactcgtattgcaggattgcatatttgcagtttgcttcctaatagggaatcctaaacatgcatgcggcatcttatgtatgtgtgtaataatgagatctttgaatgtcattctaattacttttatgtttaagagtcattattctatgcaaatactatgaacttttgactttattgattgactattagaagaaccGTTCTGAGAAGaattctgtaagcactgttttcactacgcatttcttttgtgagcacttcaacgagcaaacgtttacttaattcacttaaaaaatcattttttaaatttcaaataagcagttgtttagcttcagtatgtatgtatttttttatttttatttttttacatattttaatgaaagagttgttgcatctacagaaaaataatatattttttaatattaacttcttacctaatagtattgTGGGGGACTAAAAGGGCTGATGTAAGTAAAATGGAATGAGCCGCCTGCGCGCGGCAGGGTCGGGCAGTTGGTTGGCGCCTACCAACTCGGTTGGTCATGTACATAGTTTATAAGTAGATAAGCTCTGTTGttgctatgtaaattaaatacatgatCTACGGTGAAGTCTGAGTTTAATTGATTCAGTAATAAGTGACCCAACAGTGGTGACCCCGCAGCTGAACAAAGCGCAACCTGGTCGTCGTACGGTAATTCAAGCACAATGAACCCGATAGGCTCGCCTCAGAAGGGTGCGCCGCAGGTTATGAAAGTGGAAGAAGGTATGGCAAGTATCTCTGTGTCGGCAAGAATACCCGAGTTTTGGAGAGAGATGCCTAGACTTTGGTTCGCCCAATTTGAGGCGACCATAGCCCCTCAGAAGCAGGGAGACGAGTGCCGTTTCCAGTTGGTTGTATCGAAATTAAATCGCGAGGCGCTTCAGCAGGTAGCTGATATCATTTACAGCCcacctgaaacaaataaataccaAGTGTTAAAAGAACGGCTTTTACAAGTTTATGAGGAGTCACCGGAGCGACAATTCCAGAGGCTGGTTGGAGAGTTAGATTTGGGCACTCAAAAACCATCACAGCTCCTGCGCAGGATGAAGGAGCTGGCAAGAAACAGCAAGGCTAGCGATGAGACGGTGAAGAATCTATGGATAACAAGACTGCCGGTACCCGTGAAGACAGTGCTCGCAGCTAGTCAAGACCAACAAGTAGACAACCTAGCCGCCATCGCAGACAAAGTGATGGAGAATATGCAGCCAATCACAGGAGAGACGGCAGCGGTAAGCAGCGAGACACCGGAAAGGACGGGCAGTGAGGTGATGCAACAGATAAACAAAATGATGACAGAGATAGCGGCGCTACGTGAGGAAGTCGGTAGGAGCAGGGGTAATCGAGGATTTCCCAGAGGTCGATCCAGCTCAAGAGGCAGACCGACCAGGGCAGGCTCGCCAAGGCGGAGCCCAGCTAGTCCGGATTGGTTATGTCACTTCCACTACAAGTTCGGATCCAGAGCGAAAAGGTGCGAGCAGCCGTGCAGTTGGAAGGGCAGGTCGGAAAACTAGGCGCGGCAGGCTCAGGTGAGACGCAGAGTTCTGTCGCTGTTTTGGACAATCACCGTCTCAGTGTATTTGATGTGAAAAATGCTTTACGTTTTTTGGTGGACACAGGggctaatattagtgtgattccagcC
Coding sequences within:
- the LOC123879806 gene encoding uncharacterized protein LOC123879806; amino-acid sequence: MNPIGSPQKGAPQVMKVEEGMASISVSARIPEFWREMPRLWFAQFEATIAPQKQGDECRFQLVVSKLNREALQQVADIIYSPPETNKYQVLKERLLQVYEESPERQFQRLVGELDLGTQKPSQLLRRMKELARNSKASDETVKNLWITRLPVPVKTVLAASQDQQVDNLAAIADKVMENMQPITGETAAVSSETPERTGSERSIQLKRQTDQGRLAKAEPS